One segment of Natronosalvus halobius DNA contains the following:
- a CDS encoding HesB/IscA family protein — MSTESADGGSANPRIEVTETAAERALELLETEDYDTTEAGLRLFVQQGGCAGLSYGMRFDEKPEADDTIYEHHDLRVFVDPASLKYIEGSVLDYESGLQAEGFHVENPNVVSECGCGESFRT, encoded by the coding sequence ATGAGCACGGAGAGCGCAGACGGTGGATCCGCCAACCCACGAATCGAGGTGACCGAGACCGCCGCCGAGCGCGCCCTCGAGTTACTCGAGACCGAAGACTACGACACGACGGAGGCCGGACTCCGACTGTTCGTCCAGCAAGGCGGCTGTGCCGGCCTCTCCTACGGAATGCGATTCGACGAGAAACCGGAGGCCGACGACACGATCTACGAACACCACGACCTGCGGGTCTTCGTCGACCCCGCGAGTCTCAAGTACATCGAGGGCAGCGTCCTCGACTACGAGAGCGGCCTCCAGGCCGAGGGCTTCCACGTCGAAAACCCGAACGTCGTCAGCGAGTGTGGCTGCGGCGAGTCCTTCCGGACCTGA
- the hisD gene encoding histidinol dehydrogenase: MTAFSVTEIADLGLEARAALFQRDAGIDAARNDAREIVERVREEGDVAVREYCREFDGVDVGNLEITDQCERAVQDLSDDVRDAIETAIENVREFHEAQLPEDWRHEFDDGRELGRRFRPLERVGVYVPGGTAAYPSSAIMGVVPAVVAGVEHVSVVTPPAEEINPVTLATIHLAGADAVYSVGGAQAVAALAYGTESVTSVQKVVGPGNRWVTAAKAEVRDEVEIDFLAGPSEVVVVADETANPDYVAAELLAQAEHDPNASVVAVTDDEATAEAVVDALEESLPEREREETIQEALENDASAVLLARSMSEAILFTEEYAPEHLAIVADDDESILERVDSAGSVFLGPNTPVAAGDYASGTNHVLPTNGGAKVTGGLSVEHFLRATTVQRLSGDGLTELAPTITTLADAEGLEAHVESVRVRLDVQDDE, translated from the coding sequence ATGACTGCGTTCTCCGTCACCGAAATCGCCGACCTCGGCCTCGAGGCCCGGGCGGCCCTGTTCCAGCGCGACGCCGGAATCGATGCCGCCAGGAACGACGCCCGCGAGATCGTCGAGCGCGTCCGCGAAGAAGGCGACGTCGCTGTCCGGGAGTACTGTCGCGAGTTCGACGGCGTCGACGTCGGCAACCTCGAGATCACCGACCAGTGCGAGCGCGCCGTCCAGGACCTCTCGGACGACGTCCGCGACGCCATCGAAACCGCCATCGAGAACGTCCGCGAGTTCCACGAGGCCCAACTCCCCGAGGACTGGCGACACGAGTTCGACGACGGCCGCGAACTCGGCCGACGATTCCGGCCGCTCGAGCGCGTCGGCGTCTACGTCCCCGGCGGCACGGCCGCCTACCCCTCGAGCGCGATCATGGGTGTCGTCCCCGCCGTCGTCGCGGGCGTCGAGCACGTCTCCGTGGTGACGCCGCCAGCCGAGGAGATCAACCCGGTCACGCTCGCGACGATCCACCTCGCCGGAGCCGACGCCGTCTACAGCGTCGGCGGCGCCCAGGCCGTCGCCGCCCTGGCCTACGGGACCGAGAGCGTCACATCTGTCCAGAAGGTCGTCGGACCCGGCAACCGCTGGGTGACCGCCGCGAAAGCCGAGGTTCGCGACGAGGTGGAGATCGACTTCCTCGCGGGGCCGAGCGAGGTCGTCGTCGTCGCCGACGAGACCGCCAATCCCGACTACGTCGCCGCCGAACTCCTCGCCCAGGCCGAACACGACCCGAACGCCTCCGTCGTCGCCGTCACGGACGACGAGGCGACCGCCGAGGCCGTCGTCGACGCGCTCGAGGAATCGCTCCCTGAACGCGAGCGCGAGGAGACCATCCAGGAGGCACTCGAAAACGACGCCAGCGCCGTCTTGCTCGCCCGGTCGATGAGCGAGGCGATCCTCTTCACCGAGGAGTACGCCCCCGAACACCTCGCGATCGTCGCCGACGACGACGAGTCCATCCTGGAGCGCGTCGACAGCGCCGGGAGCGTCTTCCTCGGCCCGAACACCCCCGTCGCGGCGGGTGACTACGCTAGCGGCACCAACCACGTCCTCCCGACGAACGGCGGCGCAAAAGTCACGGGCGGCCTCTCGGTGGAGCACTTCCTCCGGGCCACGACGGTGCAACGGCTCTCCGGCGACGGACTCACGGAACTCGCGCCAACCATCACGACTCTCGCCGACGCAGAGGGCCTCGAGGCCCACGTCGAGAGCGTCCGCGTCCGTCTCGACGTCCAGGACGACGAGTGA
- a CDS encoding DHH family phosphoesterase, translated as MSRAADLADVLADCSSLVIVCHDNPDPDTLASALALEAIATDQDVAETAIAYGGEISHQQNRAFVNRLEVDVEPLEDLEIGEYDCIAFVDHSMPTANTALDVRFEPDVIVDHHPGESGDAAFVDVRTDYGATATIFVEYLHELEVPLTTRLASALLFALHRERLDFVREPTQREYEAALAVYPEADLETLEQLYGSAFSPATIDAIGRAITSRERRGSSVIASVGRTVETDALPQAADYLLNIEGVNTTLTYGIVDGTVRLSGRSIDPRINIGDVLEEAYGEFGSVGGHHDMAGGRIGLGLFADEASDNESVLAFVGTRVRRRFFEALNLDSERSSEE; from the coding sequence ATGTCTCGTGCAGCGGACCTCGCGGACGTCCTCGCCGACTGTTCGTCGCTCGTGATCGTCTGTCACGACAACCCCGACCCGGACACGCTCGCGAGCGCGCTCGCACTCGAAGCGATCGCGACCGACCAGGACGTCGCCGAGACGGCCATCGCCTACGGCGGCGAGATATCCCACCAGCAAAACCGGGCGTTCGTCAACCGCCTCGAGGTCGACGTAGAACCGCTCGAGGACCTCGAGATCGGCGAATACGACTGTATCGCGTTCGTCGATCACTCCATGCCGACGGCGAACACGGCGCTCGACGTTCGGTTCGAACCGGACGTGATCGTCGATCACCACCCCGGCGAATCCGGCGACGCGGCGTTCGTCGACGTCCGAACCGACTACGGGGCGACGGCGACGATCTTCGTCGAGTATCTCCACGAACTCGAGGTCCCGTTGACGACGCGACTGGCATCCGCGTTGCTCTTCGCGCTTCACCGCGAGCGCCTGGACTTCGTCCGCGAGCCGACCCAGCGGGAGTACGAAGCCGCGCTGGCGGTGTACCCCGAGGCCGACCTCGAGACGCTCGAACAGCTGTACGGCAGCGCCTTCTCGCCGGCGACCATCGACGCGATCGGTCGGGCGATAACCTCCCGCGAGCGCCGTGGGTCGTCGGTGATCGCGAGCGTCGGTCGAACGGTCGAGACGGACGCGCTTCCTCAGGCAGCGGACTACCTCCTCAACATCGAGGGCGTCAACACGACGCTCACCTACGGCATCGTCGACGGGACGGTTCGACTGAGCGGGCGGTCGATCGACCCGCGGATCAACATCGGTGACGTTCTCGAGGAAGCCTACGGCGAGTTCGGTTCGGTTGGCGGCCACCACGACATGGCTGGCGGCCGAATTGGGCTGGGACTGTTCGCTGACGAGGCCAGCGATAACGAGAGCGTGCTGGCGTTCGTCGGGACCCGCGTTCGGCGACGGTTTTTCGAGGCGCTGAATCTCGATTCCGAGCGCAGTTCCGAGGAGTGA
- a CDS encoding Hsp20/alpha crystallin family protein, whose translation MSRRPNPLDDLGAFLERLGREFTDATSSWNPEFTPRGGLGWSLHDREPNVDVADYGHAFVVSADVPGYDADDLEIQVSAESLQIRGTRDQTRDRDDASIIRHERQASSFNRRVAFPDPVETAAVDATLNNGVLTVTLAKRQPAGEPRRIDID comes from the coding sequence ATGTCACGACGTCCCAACCCACTGGACGACCTCGGTGCGTTCCTCGAGCGACTCGGCCGCGAGTTCACGGACGCGACCAGTTCGTGGAACCCCGAGTTCACCCCCAGAGGCGGCCTCGGTTGGTCGCTCCACGACCGTGAACCCAACGTCGACGTCGCCGACTACGGCCACGCGTTCGTCGTCAGCGCCGACGTCCCCGGCTACGACGCGGACGACCTCGAGATCCAGGTGTCAGCCGAGAGCCTGCAGATACGCGGCACTCGGGACCAGACGCGAGATCGAGACGATGCGAGCATCATCAGACACGAGCGGCAAGCCAGTTCTTTCAATCGGCGAGTGGCGTTTCCCGACCCGGTCGAGACCGCCGCCGTCGACGCGACGCTCAACAACGGCGTGCTGACGGTCACGCTCGCGAAACGCCAGCCAGCAGGCGAACCCAGGCGAATCGACATCGACTGA